A genomic stretch from Mycobacterium paraterrae includes:
- a CDS encoding MlaE family ABC transporter permease, whose translation MIEQLAVPARAVGGFVEMSLETFRKAFQRPFQFREFLDQTWMIARVSLIPTLLVAIPFTVLVAFTLNILLREIGAADLSGAGTAFGTITQLGPVVTVLVVAGAGATAICADLGARTIREEIDAMRVLGIDPIHRLVVPRVLASTFVALLLNGLVSAIGIAGGYVFSVLLQGVNPGAFVNGLTVLTHLGELVLSEVKALLFGVVAGLVGCYRGLTVKGGPKGVGVAVNETVVYAFICLFVINVIMTAIGVRVLAR comes from the coding sequence GTGATCGAACAGCTTGCGGTTCCGGCTCGGGCCGTGGGCGGTTTCGTCGAGATGTCGCTGGAGACTTTTCGCAAGGCATTTCAGCGTCCATTCCAGTTCCGTGAGTTCCTCGACCAGACGTGGATGATCGCCCGGGTGTCGTTGATCCCGACGCTGTTGGTCGCCATCCCTTTCACGGTCCTGGTGGCCTTCACGCTCAACATCCTGCTTCGTGAGATCGGCGCCGCCGATCTGTCGGGTGCCGGCACCGCGTTCGGCACCATCACCCAGCTCGGACCCGTCGTGACCGTGTTGGTGGTCGCCGGTGCGGGTGCGACGGCGATCTGTGCCGACCTCGGTGCGCGCACCATTCGCGAGGAGATCGACGCGATGCGGGTGCTGGGCATCGATCCGATCCACCGATTGGTGGTCCCCAGGGTGCTGGCGTCGACGTTCGTGGCGCTGCTTCTCAATGGTCTGGTTTCGGCGATCGGCATCGCCGGTGGCTACGTGTTCTCGGTGCTGCTGCAGGGCGTCAATCCTGGCGCGTTCGTCAACGGGCTGACCGTGCTGACGCACTTGGGCGAACTGGTGCTTTCGGAAGTCAAGGCCTTGCTGTTCGGTGTGGTGGCCGGTTTGGTCGGCTGCTACCGCGGGCTGACGGTCAAGGGGGGTCCCAAAGGCGTCGGGGTCGCGGTCAACGAGACCGTCGTCTACGCCTTCATCTGCCTGTTCGTCATCAACGTGATTATGACGGCCATCGGCGTTCGAGTGCTGGCCCGGTAA
- a CDS encoding ferredoxin — protein MRVKVDRDRCEGNAVCLGIAPDIFDLDDEDYAVVKVDPVPADLEAAAEQSIAECPRAALIRED, from the coding sequence GTGCGGGTGAAAGTCGACCGCGACAGGTGTGAAGGCAATGCGGTGTGCTTGGGAATCGCGCCGGATATCTTCGACCTCGACGACGAGGATTACGCAGTGGTGAAGGTCGACCCGGTGCCAGCCGACTTGGAGGCTGCGGCGGAGCAGTCGATCGCCGAGTGCCCCCGCGCCGCCTTGATACGAGAAGACTAG
- a CDS encoding MlaE family ABC transporter permease produces MSYDATLRIRRFFHRFAGPLDNFGEQALFYGESMRYIPNALTRYRKETIRLIAEMTMGTGALVLIGGTVGVAAFLTLASGGVIAVQGYESLGNIGIEALTGFLSAFLNVRIVAPVVAGIALAATIGAGTTAQLGAMRVAEEIDAIESMAVHSVSYLVSTRLIAGLIAIVPLYSLAVLASFFAARSTTVFINGQSAGLYDHYFSTFLIPTDLLWSFLQAIVMSIGVMLIHTYYGYNASGGPVGVGLAVGQAVRTSLIVVVVITLFISLAVYGASGNFNLSG; encoded by the coding sequence ATGAGTTACGACGCCACACTGCGCATTCGCCGCTTCTTTCACCGATTCGCCGGGCCGCTCGACAATTTCGGTGAACAGGCGCTGTTCTACGGCGAATCGATGCGCTACATCCCGAACGCGCTCACTCGCTACCGCAAAGAGACGATCCGGTTGATCGCGGAGATGACCATGGGCACCGGCGCATTGGTTCTGATCGGTGGGACAGTCGGTGTCGCAGCCTTTTTGACGCTCGCCTCGGGTGGTGTCATCGCGGTGCAGGGCTACGAATCGTTGGGCAACATCGGCATCGAGGCGCTCACCGGATTCTTGTCCGCGTTTCTGAATGTCCGTATTGTCGCGCCCGTGGTCGCCGGGATTGCGTTGGCCGCCACCATCGGAGCCGGAACTACGGCGCAGTTGGGCGCGATGCGTGTTGCCGAGGAGATCGATGCGATCGAGTCGATGGCCGTGCACTCGGTGTCGTATCTGGTGTCGACCCGACTCATCGCTGGGCTGATCGCGATCGTCCCGCTGTATTCGCTTGCGGTGCTTGCTTCTTTCTTCGCCGCACGCTCCACCACGGTCTTCATCAACGGGCAGTCGGCCGGTCTGTACGACCACTACTTCAGCACCTTCCTGATCCCGACGGATCTGCTGTGGTCGTTCCTGCAGGCCATCGTGATGTCGATCGGAGTCATGCTGATCCATACGTACTACGGCTACAACGCATCTGGCGGCCCGGTGGGAGTCGGCCTTGCCGTCGGCCAGGCCGTCCGTACGTCGCTGATCGTGGTCGTCGTCATTACGTTGTTCATCTCGCTGGCGGTTTACGGCGCGTCCGGTAATTTCAACCTCTCCGGATAA
- a CDS encoding acyl-CoA dehydrogenase family protein, producing MDFSTTEAAQDLGGLVTTIVDAVCTPEHQRKLDGLEQRFDRDLWAKLADADVLSTAAPESLGGGGFGVLEEVAVLVGLGRQLAAVPYLESVVLAAGALARFGPSELQQEWGVPAVSGAKILAVALDGEMGDAPVQATSSGDGYKLTGTRTQIAFGPVADAFVVPAETDSGTSVFLVTADDPGVTVTALNTTGLGSVGHLRMDGVEVSGGRVIGDNEVVSWLKTLRTLGNSAFQLGVLERGLQMTAEYAREREQFDRPIGSFQAVGQRLADGYIDVKGLRLTLTQAAWRLSEDLPADTEVATAAFWAADAGHRVAHSIVHVHGGVGIDTDHPVHRYFLAAKQTEFAVGSATGQLLKIGRELADTPA from the coding sequence ATGGACTTCTCGACAACCGAAGCCGCACAAGATCTCGGCGGCCTGGTCACCACCATCGTCGACGCGGTGTGCACGCCTGAGCACCAGCGCAAGCTCGACGGGCTCGAGCAGCGGTTCGACCGCGACCTGTGGGCCAAGCTGGCCGACGCCGACGTCCTGTCGACCGCCGCGCCGGAATCGTTGGGCGGCGGTGGTTTCGGTGTACTGGAAGAGGTCGCCGTGCTGGTCGGCCTCGGGCGACAGTTGGCGGCAGTCCCCTACCTCGAGTCGGTGGTACTGGCTGCGGGCGCACTGGCACGCTTCGGCCCTAGTGAACTCCAGCAAGAGTGGGGCGTTCCCGCGGTCAGCGGCGCGAAGATTCTCGCAGTCGCGCTAGACGGGGAGATGGGTGACGCACCGGTTCAAGCCACGTCGTCGGGCGACGGCTACAAGCTGACCGGCACCCGCACCCAGATCGCCTTCGGTCCGGTGGCCGACGCCTTCGTCGTACCCGCCGAAACCGACTCCGGTACATCGGTTTTCTTGGTCACCGCCGACGACCCGGGGGTCACGGTGACAGCCTTGAACACCACCGGACTGGGCAGTGTCGGACATCTCCGAATGGACGGCGTCGAAGTCTCGGGCGGACGCGTAATCGGTGACAACGAGGTCGTGAGCTGGCTCAAGACGCTTCGGACGCTGGGCAATAGCGCATTTCAGCTCGGTGTGCTCGAACGCGGACTGCAGATGACTGCCGAGTACGCCCGCGAGCGCGAGCAGTTCGACCGTCCGATCGGCAGCTTCCAGGCGGTCGGACAGCGACTCGCGGACGGCTACATCGACGTCAAGGGTCTGCGACTCACGTTGACGCAGGCGGCGTGGCGACTCAGCGAGGACCTGCCCGCCGACACCGAAGTGGCGACCGCGGCGTTCTGGGCGGCCGACGCCGGACACCGCGTTGCGCATAGCATCGTGCACGTTCACGGTGGGGTCGGTATCGACACCGACCACCCGGTGCACCGATACTTCTTGGCGGCCAAGCAGACCGAGTTCGCGGTAGGCAGCGCGACTGGGCAACTGCTCAAGATCGGCCGCGAGCTGGCGGACACGCCCGCCTAG
- a CDS encoding MCE family protein: MAGTGAHRTHVRLAAALLASLLVGFAVLTYLSYTAAFSPTDTVTLTAPRAGLEMDRGNKVKYRGIQIGKVDDISYAGEQAQLRLAIDGGELHYIPSNAAVHIASSTVFGAKSVEFIPPKDPSPAALRPGSHLAVSAVSLEVNTLFQSLIGLLQKIDPVELNGTLGALAEGLRGHGRDLGGVLAGLNTLSQQLNPKLPTLQQDFRKTAAVANIYADAAPDLVTVFNNTPTIARTVVDQQTNLNTSLLSAIGLSNNAYDTLAPAEQDLIDAIKRLRAPLKVAADYSPEFGCLFGAIDRGIKEFAPILGVRKAGLFTSSSFILGAPTYTYPESLPRVNASGGPNCRGLPDLPTKQTNGSWYRAPFLVTDNANIPYEPFTELQVDAPSTLQWLFHGAFAERDDF, translated from the coding sequence GTGGCAGGCACCGGTGCACACCGCACTCACGTCAGGCTGGCAGCGGCGCTGCTGGCCTCTCTGTTGGTGGGATTCGCCGTGCTGACCTACTTGTCCTACACGGCGGCTTTCTCGCCGACTGACACGGTCACTCTCACCGCGCCGCGCGCAGGCCTCGAGATGGACCGCGGCAACAAGGTGAAGTATCGCGGCATCCAGATCGGCAAGGTGGACGACATCAGCTACGCGGGTGAACAGGCGCAGCTGCGCCTGGCCATCGACGGCGGTGAGCTGCACTACATTCCATCCAACGCCGCCGTGCACATCGCCAGCAGCACCGTTTTCGGAGCCAAGTCGGTCGAGTTCATCCCCCCGAAGGATCCCTCGCCTGCGGCTCTGCGGCCAGGTTCACACCTAGCGGTCTCGGCGGTCTCGCTCGAGGTGAACACGCTCTTCCAGTCACTGATCGGATTGCTGCAAAAGATCGATCCCGTCGAGCTGAACGGGACGCTGGGCGCATTGGCCGAGGGGCTGCGTGGGCACGGCCGCGACCTGGGAGGCGTGCTGGCCGGTCTGAACACGCTTTCGCAGCAACTCAATCCAAAGCTGCCCACCCTGCAGCAGGACTTCCGCAAAACCGCGGCCGTCGCCAACATCTACGCCGATGCGGCACCCGACCTGGTCACCGTCTTCAACAACACACCCACGATCGCGAGGACGGTCGTGGACCAGCAGACCAACCTCAACACCAGCCTGCTCTCGGCAATCGGCTTGTCCAACAACGCTTATGACACGTTGGCTCCGGCCGAGCAAGACTTGATCGACGCGATCAAGCGACTCCGTGCGCCGCTGAAAGTCGCGGCCGACTACTCACCAGAATTCGGCTGCCTGTTCGGCGCAATCGACCGAGGCATCAAAGAATTCGCCCCCATCCTCGGGGTTCGCAAGGCCGGGCTGTTCACCTCATCGAGCTTCATCCTCGGAGCGCCGACGTACACCTACCCGGAGAGTCTGCCCAGAGTCAACGCGTCAGGTGGTCCGAACTGTCGTGGGCTGCCGGACCTTCCGACCAAACAGACCAATGGGTCGTGGTATCGCGCGCCCTTCCTGGTGACCGACAACGCGAACATTCCCTATGAGCCGTTCACCGAGCTGCAAGTGGACGCCCCGTCGACGCTGCAGTGGCTGTTCCACGGCGCGTTCGCCGAACGGGACGACTTCTGA
- a CDS encoding 3-oxoacyl-ACP reductase: MHKLTTPNNPAAGTNAIDLSGKVAVVTGAAAGLGRAEAIGLARAGATVVVNDIKTALDASDVIDEITSAGSKAVAVDGDISQRQTADELITAADELGGLSIVVNNAGITRDRMLFNMSDEEWDAVVAVHLRGHFLLTRNAATYWRSKAKDAATSGGSVYGRIINTSSEAGLVGPVGQANYGAAKAGIIALTLTAARALGKYGVCANAIAPRARTAMTADVFGEAPEVGEGGVDPLSPEHVVTLVRFLASPAADAVNGQVFVVYGPQVTLMAAPTVERRFTAEAQAWDPEGLSSALRGYFADRDSALTFGARGLVD; encoded by the coding sequence ATTCATAAATTGACTACGCCCAATAACCCGGCGGCTGGTACGAACGCGATCGACCTGTCCGGCAAGGTCGCGGTCGTCACCGGCGCGGCAGCGGGGCTCGGGCGCGCGGAGGCCATCGGCCTGGCCCGCGCCGGCGCCACCGTCGTCGTGAACGACATCAAGACGGCGTTGGACGCTTCCGACGTGATCGACGAGATCACCAGCGCGGGGTCCAAAGCCGTGGCCGTCGACGGTGACATCAGCCAGCGGCAGACCGCCGACGAATTGATCACCGCCGCAGACGAATTGGGCGGTCTGAGCATCGTCGTCAACAACGCCGGGATCACGCGCGACCGGATGCTGTTCAACATGTCCGACGAGGAATGGGATGCGGTGGTCGCCGTGCACTTGCGCGGCCACTTCCTGTTGACGCGTAACGCCGCGACCTACTGGCGCTCGAAGGCGAAGGACGCAGCGACCTCGGGGGGTTCGGTCTACGGACGCATCATCAACACCTCGTCGGAGGCGGGGCTGGTCGGTCCGGTCGGGCAGGCGAACTACGGTGCCGCCAAGGCCGGGATCATCGCGCTGACGTTGACGGCGGCGCGGGCGTTGGGCAAGTACGGCGTGTGCGCGAACGCGATCGCGCCGCGGGCCCGTACCGCGATGACCGCCGACGTCTTCGGCGAGGCACCGGAGGTCGGCGAGGGCGGTGTCGATCCGTTGTCGCCCGAGCATGTGGTGACGCTGGTGCGATTCCTGGCGTCGCCGGCCGCGGACGCCGTCAACGGCCAGGTTTTCGTCGTGTACGGCCCGCAGGTCACCTTGATGGCGGCGCCCACTGTCGAACGGCGCTTCACCGCCGAGGCACAGGCTTGGGATCCCGAAGGCCTCAGCTCCGCGCTGCGCGGCTACTTCGCCGATCGGGACTCGGCGCTGACGTTCGGAGCCCGCGGATTGGTGGACTGA
- a CDS encoding acyl-CoA dehydrogenase: MRISYTPEQEELRRELRSYFTKLMTPERREALSSTSGEVGEGNVYRETVKQMGTDGWLTLNWPKEYGGQDRSPMDSLIFTDEAAIAGAPVPFLTINSVAPTIMHFGSEEQKKFFLPRIAKGDLHFSIGYSEPGAGTDLANLRTTAVRDGDDYVVNGQKMWTSLIAYADYVWLAVRTNTEAKKHRGISMLIVPTSSEGFSWTPVQTMAGVDTSATYYQDVRVPVANLVGEENAGWKLVTNQLNHERVALVSPMPIIMALNQVREWAQNTKDHTGARLIDSEWVQLNLARVHAKVEVLKLINWELASSESATPSPADASAAKVFGTELATEAYRLLMEVLGTAATVRQDSPGALLRGRVERMHRACLILTFGGGTNEVQRDIIGMVALGLPRANR, from the coding sequence ATGCGCATCAGTTACACCCCGGAGCAGGAGGAGTTGCGCCGCGAGCTGCGCTCCTACTTCACCAAGCTGATGACCCCCGAGCGCCGTGAGGCGCTGAGTTCCACCTCGGGTGAGGTCGGCGAGGGCAACGTCTACCGCGAGACCGTCAAGCAGATGGGCACAGACGGCTGGCTCACGCTGAACTGGCCCAAGGAATACGGCGGCCAAGACCGCTCCCCGATGGACTCGCTGATCTTTACCGACGAGGCCGCGATCGCCGGGGCGCCGGTGCCGTTCCTGACCATCAACAGCGTCGCGCCGACGATCATGCACTTCGGTTCCGAGGAACAGAAGAAGTTCTTCCTGCCGCGCATTGCCAAGGGCGACCTGCACTTCTCGATCGGTTACTCCGAGCCGGGCGCCGGCACCGATCTGGCCAACCTGCGCACCACCGCGGTGCGCGACGGCGACGACTATGTGGTCAACGGGCAGAAGATGTGGACCAGCTTGATCGCGTACGCCGACTACGTTTGGCTGGCGGTCCGCACGAATACCGAAGCCAAGAAACACCGCGGGATTTCGATGCTGATCGTCCCGACTAGCTCCGAAGGCTTCTCGTGGACGCCGGTGCAAACGATGGCGGGTGTGGACACCAGTGCCACCTATTACCAAGACGTCCGCGTGCCGGTGGCCAATCTGGTCGGCGAGGAGAATGCCGGTTGGAAGCTGGTGACCAACCAGCTCAACCACGAGCGCGTCGCGCTGGTGTCACCCATGCCGATCATCATGGCGCTCAACCAGGTTCGCGAGTGGGCGCAGAACACGAAGGACCACACGGGTGCTCGGCTCATCGACTCGGAGTGGGTGCAGCTCAATCTGGCTCGCGTGCACGCCAAGGTCGAGGTCCTCAAGCTGATCAACTGGGAGCTGGCCTCCTCGGAATCGGCCACCCCCTCACCGGCCGACGCCTCCGCGGCCAAGGTCTTCGGTACCGAGCTGGCCACCGAGGCCTACCGGTTGCTGATGGAAGTGCTGGGCACCGCGGCGACCGTGCGGCAGGATTCCCCCGGCGCGCTGCTGCGCGGTCGGGTCGAGCGGATGCACCGCGCCTGTTTGATCCTGACATTCGGCGGCGGCACCAACGAGGTGCAGCGTGACATCATCGGCATGGTGGCACTCGGCTTGCCGCGAGCCAACCGTTAA